TCCCAAAAGATATTGGAAATCTTAAAAAATTGAGGGGTTTAAACCTGGGAAGTAACAATCTTACAGGTTCTGTTCCTCCATCCTTATCAAATGCCACGAAGCTGGAAACTTTGATTCTTTCTAACAATTTCCTTCATGGAAACATCCCAAATGAGATCGGTGATCTTCACAACCTGAACTGGTTGACTATAGAAACTAATCAGCTTACAGGTTCTATACCGTTCTCAATtttcaatatttccacactTGAGATTATTGGATTTTCCGAAAATGGTTTATCTGGTGACGTCCCTACTGATTTATGTGATCATCTTCCGATACTCAAAGGGCTCTATCTTTCTTTTAATAAGCTACAAGGTCATATGCCACAAAGCTTGTCAAGATGTTACGAACTTCAGCTATTGTCTTTGTCGAATAATGAATTTGATGGACCGATATATAGTGAAATTGGGATGTTAAGTAACTTGCAGACCTTATATCTTGGTTTTAACCGTTTCACAGGTATGATACAAGGTCTTCTATTTTTTATGaggtctttttttttcctttttaagctACTTATACAAGATGCTGTCACATGATTGCAGGGGAAATACCACAGGAAATTGGGGATCTTGTTAATTTGGTGATGATAGGCATGGAGAAAAACCAGCTTACCGGCTCTATACCCAAGTCCATATTCAATATTTCCTCACTACAACTTCTGTCACTGCAAAACAACAAGCTTACTGGATCATTACCGAGGGAGATTGGAAATTTTACTATGCTTCAAGGTCTATATCTTGGTCAAAACATGCTTACAGGTATGTagaagataaaaaataaaagcttTCTAAGCTAAAATACCTATAGCTAAAGATCATTGGTACTGTATAACTTTTGCAGGTAAAATACCAAAAGAGGTAAGCAATCTCATTCAGTTGGTGGACTTTGATTTGGGGAGTAACAGATTCAGTGGTTCATTTCCTATGGGGATTTTCAACATCTCAGGACTGAGATTGATTGATCTTACAGATAGTACTTTATCGGGAACCCTCCCATCGAATATAGGTTCTATGCTTCCCAACATTGAACTTCTTTATCTAGGTGGTCTAACGAACCTTGCTGGGACTGTGCCTTATTCCCTCTCAAATTGTTCAAAACTAACTGTTCTAGACCTTTCACACAACAAACTCTCTGGCTCGATTCCCAACTCCCTTGGAGACTTAACACTCCTAGAGACCCTAAACTTGATGGAAAACAATTTAAGCAGTGACCAATCTTCTCAAGAACTTAGCTTCTTAACTTCATTGACAAATTGCAGAAATCTAAAAGAACTGAGTCTTTCCTTTAATCCTCTTAATGGTATGCTTCCAGTCTCAGTTGGGAACCTTTCAACTTCTCTTGAAAAGATTTTAGCTTCCAATTGCAAAATTAAAGGGGGAATTCCAAATGAAATTGGGAATTTAAGCAGCGTAATCTTCTTGTATCTATACGGGAACAGCCTGACTGGACCAATTCCCGTGACACTTAGCAGCTTAGGCAGGCTTCAGCAATTCTCTTTGGCTAACAACAGGCTAAAAGGATCTATTGGAGAGAGCCTATGTAAATTGCAGAACTTGGGTAACATATACTTGGGTGAAAATCAATTCTCAGGACTTATTCCTGAATGTTTAGGGAATGTTACTTCCCTTAGGGGCTTAGAACTCAATTCCAACAGCTTGAGTTCCAATATACCATCAAGCTTAGGTAACCTCAAAGATCTTCTGGAGCTCGACTTATCGTCTAACAACATGAGTGGTTCTTTACCTGCAGAAATTGGAAATCTAATGGTTGCAATTCGTATAGATCTTTCGCAGAATCAATTTTCAAATGGTATTCCAAGAGAAATTGGAGACATGCAAAATCTGATACATCTTTCTTTGGCACAAAACAAGCTGCAAGGATCTATACCTGACTCAATTGGTAGCATACCGAGTTTGGAATTTCTAGACCTCTCGAATAACAATCTATCTGGATCAATTCCGATGTCCTTAGAGAATCTTCGATATCTCAACTATTTCAATGTTTCCTTCAACAGCTTGCAGGGTGAGATTCCCTTTAGTGGTCCTTTCAAGAACCTTTCTGGCCAGTCATTCATGTTCAATGAAGCATTATGTGGTGCTCCAAGATTCCGTGTCCCTCCTTGCCCCACTTCTTCAAACCGTAGATCAAAGAGGAAGAAGTTACTTCTGATAGTCTTTCCTCTACTGGGAGCTGCTgtgataattgttattgtaATATTGGCATTTGTGTGGATGAGGTACAGAAGAGAAGGAAATGTTCCAGTCCAAGCTGATTTGTTGACTACAAGGGGAAGAATTTCATACTATGACATAGTACAAGCCACTAATGATTTTAGTGAAAGTAATTTCATTGGTTCAGGGAGTTTTGGTTCTGTTTACAAAGGAATTCTCAGAGATGGGACTACCATTGCAGTTAAAGTTTTCAACCTACAAGTTGAAGGTGCATTCAAGAGTTTTGAAACAGAATGTGAAGTTTTTCGCAGCCTTCGCCACAGGAATCTCACCAAAGTCATTAGTAGTTGCTCCAATCTTGATTTCAAGGCTTTAGTGCTCGAGTACATGCCTAATGGGAGCCTTGAAAAGTGGTTGTATTCGCACAACTACTTCTTAGACATCCTGCAAAGACTAAGCATAATGATAGATGTGGCATATGCATTGGAATATCTCCACCATGGTTGCTCAGCACCTGTGATTCATTGTGATCTGAAGCCTAGCAATGTCTTGCTAGATGAAAACATGGTCGCTCATGTAAGTGACTTTGGCATTTCTAAACTACTCGGTGAAGGTGAGAGTGATTTACACACTAAAACCTTAGCAACATTCGGTTACATTGCACCAGGTAAATCTCTTATACTTCTTGTTTCAGTATTCTAtcttcattttccttttctcaCGATGAAATGATAAACCATAAGTGTGATTTTATTGTAGAGTATGGAAGGGAAGGATTGGTGTCGCTAAAATGTGATGTCTATAGTTATGGGATCATGCTGATGGAAACATTTACGAGGAGAAGGCCTGAAGATGAAATATTTGATGGAGAACTTAGTTTAAAGAAATGGGTGAGTGATTCACTCCCAGAGGAAACAAGCAAAGTTGTAGATGCGAATTTGCTAAAGCCAGAAGACAAGAAATTCATGGACAAGATAGATTGTGTAGCATCCATCATGAAAGTGGCACTAGATTGCTCCGCTGAATCTCCTGAAGAAAGGATCAACATGAAAGATGTCGTAGGAATGCTAAAAAAGATCAAGATTCAACTTCTTTCATGTTCTGCAAGTACATAAAGACATTTGATTCATGTCACTTAAGGGTATAGCAAGTGTTTTTGTAAACTTTTTAgctgtttatttatattttgtattttatagtCATTTGTATGCTACCTCCATATTAGTATCTGTTTTTGTAAGGTTTTAACTTGCTTTTTAAGAAAGACCTTTAGTAGCTTTAACTATAAGAGTATTTTTCTCAAGTCTCAGCTACTCCCTCCGTCGCATATTACTTGTCTACTTTCCTCTTTAACCTCCctttaagaaatcataaataaaaagggTATTTCTACTAATTTACCTTTTGACTTTTTAATACATTCTACTTATGTGGCCTTGTCCATCAATACAAGATTAACAATGGAGGAACTTTTTTGGAACTTCacaatttttatacttttaaaGAATTAATTTAAGGGCAAAAGAGAAAAAGGTTGATTGATTTTATCTTGATTTGGTAAATTGACAAGTAATAtgagacaaatatttttagtaacaagtAATATGAGACGAAGGAAGTACCATTTATCTTTCCTTAAACATCTCACTAATTAACCCCATTAATTGCATGAAGACTTTGTAACCAATAATTTGTTCATTATCACTCATGGACATGTTCATATTAGTTTCTGATTTTTTAAGGCTCAAAGTCCAAGAATTGATTGTCTGTATCTCAGCTTCTCTATCCAGTAATTTGACTTGTAGTATTTCCTATTCCTTAGCTATTTCTGTTCATTATATTAATCTGTATCTGTATAATAAGGGGAATTGATAATAATACTTGATTAATATAGTGTTCTTTAATAATTTCTAAGTTTGATTAAAGA
The sequence above is a segment of the Solanum dulcamara chromosome 11, daSolDulc1.2, whole genome shotgun sequence genome. Coding sequences within it:
- the LOC129874556 gene encoding probable LRR receptor-like serine/threonine-protein kinase At3g47570, translated to MTLMVKCLFYSQLASLLLQFIMTSSAIKTETNITTDQFALFSLKSQIISDPFQFVTKSWSQDTSVCNWIGVTCGSRHNRVTSLNISNMGITGTILQFFGNLTFLVSVDLTSNNFYGNLPLEMASLRRLKLMRFSYNNFSGEVPLWFGFLAQLQVLTLRNNSFTGLIPSSLSNISNLATLDLAFNALEGQIPKDIGNLKKLRGLNLGSNNLTGSVPPSLSNATKLETLILSNNFLHGNIPNEIGDLHNLNWLTIETNQLTGSIPFSIFNISTLEIIGFSENGLSGDVPTDLCDHLPILKGLYLSFNKLQGHMPQSLSRCYELQLLSLSNNEFDGPIYSEIGMLSNLQTLYLGFNRFTGEIPQEIGDLVNLVMIGMEKNQLTGSIPKSIFNISSLQLLSLQNNKLTGSLPREIGNFTMLQGLYLGQNMLTGKIPKEVSNLIQLVDFDLGSNRFSGSFPMGIFNISGLRLIDLTDSTLSGTLPSNIGSMLPNIELLYLGGLTNLAGTVPYSLSNCSKLTVLDLSHNKLSGSIPNSLGDLTLLETLNLMENNLSSDQSSQELSFLTSLTNCRNLKELSLSFNPLNGMLPVSVGNLSTSLEKILASNCKIKGGIPNEIGNLSSVIFLYLYGNSLTGPIPVTLSSLGRLQQFSLANNRLKGSIGESLCKLQNLGNIYLGENQFSGLIPECLGNVTSLRGLELNSNSLSSNIPSSLGNLKDLLELDLSSNNMSGSLPAEIGNLMVAIRIDLSQNQFSNGIPREIGDMQNLIHLSLAQNKLQGSIPDSIGSIPSLEFLDLSNNNLSGSIPMSLENLRYLNYFNVSFNSLQGEIPFSGPFKNLSGQSFMFNEALCGAPRFRVPPCPTSSNRRSKRKKLLLIVFPLLGAAVIIVIVILAFVWMRYRREGNVPVQADLLTTRGRISYYDIVQATNDFSESNFIGSGSFGSVYKGILRDGTTIAVKVFNLQVEGAFKSFETECEVFRSLRHRNLTKVISSCSNLDFKALVLEYMPNGSLEKWLYSHNYFLDILQRLSIMIDVAYALEYLHHGCSAPVIHCDLKPSNVLLDENMVAHVSDFGISKLLGEGESDLHTKTLATFGYIAPEYGREGLVSLKCDVYSYGIMLMETFTRRRPEDEIFDGELSLKKWVSDSLPEETSKVVDANLLKPEDKKFMDKIDCVASIMKVALDCSAESPEERINMKDVVGMLKKIKIQLLSCSAST